The following proteins are encoded in a genomic region of Borreliella mayonii:
- a CDS encoding DUF685 domain-containing protein, translating to MADDQEKLLIDEEETVQIKDLNKVTTVNNTDLLLLDDGAASSNAITFKNFLDTSKDKIFKGEGLDYFKQIIKSTIAEELAADKDFVEKIYAKITDKLINNDSTNISNLFSKIKSRLTNSISSATLSRNDDLLIMSSSSIQKTPVPKQLLGVPSDFSHGRDFAYGPTLYSSDYNNKSIIIKLEHTNNATLIFYKYNDNDPIYLDIELDVEHYSNSESKVLYLRYSDERESSMVYEQSDAPQGLSSRFPMYKGWYIQKRAYQSGSSIPVLLKL from the coding sequence ATGGCCGATGATCAAGAAAAATTACTAATTGATGAAGAAGAAACGGTTCAAATTAAAGATTTAAATAAGGTTACGACTGTTAACAATACTGATCTTTTACTGCTTGATGATGGAGCTGCAAGCAGCAACGCTATCACCTTTAAAAACTTTTTAGATACTTCTAAAGACAAAATATTTAAAGGAGAAGGATTAGACTATTTTAAGCAGATAATTAAGTCTACAATTGCCGAAGAACTTGCAGCTGATAAAGATTTTGTAGAAAAAATTTATGCTAAAATAACGGACAAATTAATTAACAACGATTCTACTAATATTTCTAACCTTTTTAGTAAAATTAAATCACGCCTTACAAATAGCATATCATCAGCTACTCTATCTAGAAATGATGATCTTTTGATAATGTCTTCTTCAAGTATTCAAAAAACACCCGTTCCAAAACAACTGCTTGGAGTACCATCGGATTTTTCACATGGAAGAGATTTTGCATACGGACCAACGCTTTATTCGTCTGACTACAATAACAAATCAATAATTATTAAGTTGGAGCACACTAATAATGCAACTCTTATTTTTTATAAATATAATGATAATGACCCCATTTACCTTGATATTGAGCTTGACGTAGAACACTACAGTAATAGCGAGAGTAAAGTACTTTATCTAAGATATTCCGATGAAAGGGAATCAAGTATGGTTTATGAGCAATCAGACGCTCCCCAAGGACTATCTAGTAGATTTCCCATGTATAAAGGATGGTATATTCAAAAAAGAGCCTACCAGTCAGGAAGTTCAATTCCGGTTCTTTTAAAACTGTAA
- a CDS encoding BlyA family holin, which translates to MDSIKLTELLINLNEIKLIAVMIFATILILGVLILLKPLLKDILTIVMGKIFKNGNGNGNTHIKKRD; encoded by the coding sequence ATGGATAGTATTAAATTAACTGAACTTCTTATCAATTTAAATGAAATTAAACTTATAGCAGTAATGATTTTTGCCACAATACTAATTCTTGGAGTACTAATTCTTCTAAAGCCCTTACTAAAAGATATATTAACTATAGTAATGGGCAAGATTTTTAAGAATGGGAATGGAAATGGCAATACTCATATTAAAAAAAGAGATTAA